The Arthrobacter sp. NicSoilC5 genome has a window encoding:
- a CDS encoding enoyl-CoA hydratase/isomerase family protein produces MAAAVDLAAENFSALLVEEREDRVVVLLNRPQVKNAIDQQMVDELHTVCAALEQNPKVLIIAGVDGVFASGADIAQLRERRRDDALEGINSTIFVRIAKLPMPVIAALDGYCLGGGAELAYAADFRIGTPNVRIGNPETGLGILAAAGASWRLRELVGEPLAKQILLAGLVLGAEEAKAANLITEIHDPAELLEAAHSLASRIGRQDPLAVRITKSVFHAPAEAHPLIDQLAQGILFESQAKFDRMQAFLDRNAAKKAAASANPADGK; encoded by the coding sequence ATGGCGGCGGCGGTGGACCTGGCAGCAGAAAACTTCTCCGCGCTCCTGGTGGAGGAGCGCGAGGACCGGGTGGTGGTGCTGCTCAACCGTCCCCAGGTGAAGAACGCGATCGACCAGCAGATGGTGGACGAACTCCACACTGTCTGCGCGGCCCTGGAACAGAACCCCAAGGTACTGATCATCGCCGGCGTGGACGGGGTCTTCGCTTCCGGCGCCGATATTGCCCAGCTGCGCGAACGGCGCCGCGACGATGCACTGGAGGGCATCAACTCCACCATCTTCGTCCGGATCGCCAAGCTGCCCATGCCGGTCATCGCGGCCCTGGACGGCTACTGCCTGGGCGGCGGCGCGGAACTCGCCTACGCCGCGGACTTCCGAATCGGCACCCCCAACGTGCGGATCGGCAACCCGGAAACAGGGCTCGGAATCCTTGCGGCGGCCGGTGCCAGCTGGCGGCTGAGGGAACTCGTCGGCGAGCCGCTGGCCAAGCAGATCCTGCTGGCCGGACTGGTCCTTGGCGCCGAGGAAGCCAAAGCGGCCAACCTCATCACGGAAATCCACGATCCGGCAGAACTCCTGGAGGCTGCCCACAGCCTGGCCAGCAGGATCGGGCGGCAGGACCCGTTGGCCGTCCGCATCACCAAGTCCGTATTCCACGCCCCCGCAGAAGCGCACCCGCTGATCGACCAGCTGGCCCAGGGCATCCTCTTCGAGTCGCAGGCCAAATTCGACCGGATGCAGGCGTTTTTGGACCGCAATGCAGCGAAGAAGGCAGCCGCCTCCGCCAACCCCGCCGATGGAAAGTAG
- a CDS encoding thiolase family protein, with protein MAATAGPQAFLVGGVRTPVGRYGGALSSVRPDDLAALVVREAVERAGLDPESIDEVILGNANGAGEENRNVARMATLLAGLPLHIPGITVNRLCASGLSAIIQASHMIKAGAADIVIAGGVESMSRAPWVQEKPTAAFAKPGQIFDTSIGWRFTNPHFLHGGLSRDGKMTYSMPETAEEVARVDGISREDADAFAVRSHQLALDAIEAGRFKDEIVPVTVKTRKSETVVDTDEGPRAGTSMDVLAKLKPVAHGGSVVTAGNSSSLNDGASAIIIASEAAIERLGLTPRARIIDGASAGCEPEIMGIGPVPATQKVLKRSGLSVGDLSAVELNEAFATQSLACIRRLGLEPEIVNRDGGAIALGHPLGSSGSRIAITLLGRMEREDAKIGLATMCIGVGQGTAMLLEKI; from the coding sequence ATGGCTGCAACCGCAGGTCCGCAGGCTTTCCTTGTTGGTGGGGTCCGAACGCCCGTAGGCAGGTATGGGGGCGCCTTGTCCTCCGTCCGGCCGGATGATCTTGCGGCCCTTGTGGTCCGGGAAGCCGTGGAACGCGCCGGCCTGGATCCTGAGAGCATCGACGAAGTCATCCTGGGCAACGCGAACGGCGCGGGGGAGGAAAACCGGAACGTGGCCCGCATGGCCACCCTGCTGGCCGGGCTGCCCCTGCATATTCCGGGAATCACGGTCAACCGGCTCTGCGCTTCCGGCCTCAGTGCCATCATCCAGGCCAGCCACATGATCAAGGCCGGAGCCGCTGACATCGTCATCGCCGGCGGCGTGGAGTCCATGAGCCGCGCCCCTTGGGTCCAGGAGAAGCCTACTGCTGCGTTCGCCAAGCCGGGCCAGATCTTCGACACCTCCATCGGCTGGCGGTTCACCAATCCCCACTTCCTGCACGGCGGCCTGTCCCGGGACGGCAAGATGACCTACTCCATGCCGGAAACGGCGGAGGAAGTAGCCCGGGTGGACGGCATCTCCCGTGAGGACGCTGACGCATTCGCCGTCCGGTCCCACCAGCTTGCCCTGGACGCCATCGAGGCCGGCCGGTTCAAGGACGAAATCGTGCCCGTCACGGTCAAGACCCGCAAATCAGAGACCGTGGTGGACACCGACGAGGGCCCGCGCGCCGGTACCAGCATGGACGTGCTCGCCAAGCTCAAGCCCGTGGCGCACGGCGGTTCCGTGGTGACGGCCGGGAACTCCTCGTCCCTGAATGATGGCGCCTCCGCCATCATCATCGCCTCGGAAGCAGCCATCGAGCGGCTGGGCCTTACCCCCCGTGCCCGCATCATCGACGGCGCCTCTGCCGGCTGCGAGCCCGAGATCATGGGCATCGGCCCGGTCCCCGCCACCCAGAAGGTGCTCAAGCGGAGCGGCCTGAGCGTCGGCGACCTGTCCGCCGTCGAACTCAATGAAGCCTTTGCCACGCAGTCCCTGGCCTGCATCCGCCGGCTTGGGCTGGAACCGGAGATCGTGAACCGCGACGGCGGCGCGATCGCCCTGGGTCACCCGTTGGGTTCCAGCGGGTCACGGATCGCCATCACCCTGCTGGGACGGATGGAACGCGAAGACGCGAAAATCGGCCTGGCCACCATGTGCATTGGCGTAGGCCAGGGCACGGCGATGCTGCTGGAAAAAATCTGA
- a CDS encoding hotdog fold thioesterase: protein MNAPSPQDASDNQHELWKITLGELDEKMGVKILEESVERVVATMPVEGNRQSFGLLHGGASLAVGEAVGSWAAVIHASTMGKTAVGVDVSATHHRSAREGQVTITATPIHLGGTLTTHEVLITNEAGQRLCTLRITNLLMKRKN from the coding sequence ATGAACGCCCCGTCGCCCCAGGATGCTTCCGATAACCAGCATGAGCTCTGGAAAATCACCCTCGGGGAGCTGGACGAGAAGATGGGCGTAAAAATCCTGGAGGAGTCAGTGGAGCGCGTGGTGGCCACCATGCCCGTGGAGGGCAACCGGCAGTCGTTTGGGCTGCTGCACGGCGGCGCCTCGCTGGCCGTGGGCGAGGCGGTGGGGTCCTGGGCGGCCGTCATCCACGCGAGCACCATGGGCAAGACGGCGGTGGGCGTTGACGTTTCCGCCACGCACCACCGTTCCGCACGCGAGGGCCAGGTGACCATTACCGCCACGCCCATCCACCTGGGCGGGACGCTGACCACGCACGAGGTGCTCATCACCAACGAGGCCGGCCAGCGGCTGTGCACGCTGCGCATCACCAACCTGCTGATGAAGCGAAAAAACTGA
- a CDS encoding DUF6480 family protein yields MSGTNPDPEDDKITGLEPGGGVPPGETPPGEASTAGPQGHEERGTGKGTQFLWIGIIGVVVLLCLLYFIGYIVGFFD; encoded by the coding sequence GTGTCAGGAACCAACCCGGATCCCGAGGACGACAAGATCACCGGCCTGGAGCCTGGCGGCGGGGTTCCGCCGGGCGAAACCCCGCCGGGGGAAGCCTCCACCGCCGGCCCTCAGGGCCACGAGGAGCGCGGCACCGGGAAGGGCACCCAGTTCCTGTGGATCGGCATCATCGGCGTCGTAGTCCTGCTGTGCCTGCTGTACTTCATCGGCTACATCGTGGGCTTCTTCGACTAG
- a CDS encoding GNAT family protein — MTFLEPLTLTGRHVILQPLAEEHHDGLLAAASDGELWKLWYTSVPAPDAMAAEIRRRLTLQEQGSMLPFTTRLIDPGTGGPGRIIGMTTYMNIDAATPRVEIGSTWNAASVQGTGTNPDSKLLLLRHAFEALGCPAVEFRTHWLNHQSREAIARLGAKQDGVLRSHSRTSDGTLRDTVVFSILEHEWPAVRAGLEYRLARRAQGAERTPGADRAQGAE, encoded by the coding sequence GTGACTTTCCTTGAACCCCTTACCCTGACCGGCCGCCACGTAATCCTGCAGCCGCTCGCGGAGGAACACCACGACGGCCTGCTGGCCGCAGCCAGCGACGGCGAACTCTGGAAGCTCTGGTACACGTCGGTGCCCGCGCCGGACGCCATGGCGGCGGAGATCAGGCGCCGCCTCACCCTGCAGGAACAGGGATCCATGCTGCCTTTCACCACCCGGCTGATTGATCCGGGCACAGGTGGCCCGGGCCGCATCATCGGCATGACCACGTACATGAACATCGACGCCGCCACGCCCCGCGTTGAAATCGGCTCCACGTGGAATGCGGCCTCGGTGCAGGGGACAGGGACCAACCCCGACTCCAAGCTCCTGCTGCTCCGGCATGCCTTCGAGGCGCTGGGCTGCCCCGCCGTGGAGTTCCGCACGCACTGGCTGAACCATCAGTCGCGGGAAGCCATTGCCCGGTTGGGCGCCAAGCAGGACGGTGTGCTCCGCAGCCATTCACGGACCAGCGATGGAACCCTCCGGGACACGGTGGTGTTCTCCATCCTGGAGCACGAATGGCCGGCCGTCCGCGCCGGGCTGGAATACCGGCTGGCCCGCCGCGCCCAGGGTGCGGAGCGCACCCCGGGCGCTGACCGTGCTCAGGGAGCGGAGTAG
- a CDS encoding SGNH/GDSL hydrolase family protein: MASPAVQRRRPAFAAALAALAITAGMAAAPAQAVDKEKYIALGDSYAAGQGAGPYLDSCYRSDNAYSELADVDKTVQLVVNAACSGKTTWDVVNTQLRQLNKSTELVTITAGGNNLGFGQIITSCGAALSDPAAAPACDAATSAAAAMIGSGQLTRDVISMIQSVKAAAPNARIVVTGYPYLYDPVAPNPADPLSLFINQATLLADGLDASIAAAAAATGAQYVDVRAAFAGHGVNSADPWINLDLANPASPDNFHPNAAGYQAYFTALSSSGVYSAP, encoded by the coding sequence ATGGCAAGTCCAGCAGTACAGCGGCGCCGTCCGGCTTTCGCAGCCGCCCTCGCAGCCCTGGCAATCACCGCCGGCATGGCAGCGGCCCCGGCCCAGGCCGTGGACAAAGAGAAATACATTGCCCTGGGGGATTCCTATGCCGCCGGACAAGGGGCCGGTCCCTACCTGGACAGCTGCTATCGCAGCGACAACGCCTATTCCGAGCTGGCAGACGTGGACAAAACCGTGCAGCTGGTGGTCAATGCTGCGTGCAGTGGGAAGACCACCTGGGATGTGGTGAACACCCAGCTTCGCCAGCTGAACAAGAGCACGGAACTGGTGACCATTACGGCGGGAGGCAACAACCTGGGCTTCGGCCAGATCATTACCTCCTGCGGTGCTGCTCTTTCTGATCCCGCGGCAGCCCCTGCCTGCGACGCGGCTACGTCCGCCGCGGCGGCAATGATCGGGAGCGGGCAGCTCACCCGCGACGTCATCTCGATGATCCAGAGTGTCAAGGCCGCAGCCCCCAATGCCAGGATCGTTGTCACGGGATACCCGTACCTCTACGATCCGGTGGCCCCGAACCCCGCGGATCCACTGTCCCTGTTCATCAACCAGGCCACCCTTCTGGCGGACGGCCTGGACGCCTCCATCGCAGCGGCCGCCGCTGCCACCGGGGCGCAATACGTCGATGTCAGGGCCGCGTTTGCCGGGCACGGCGTCAACTCCGCAGATCCCTGGATCAACCTGGACCTTGCCAACCCCGCAAGCCCGGACAACTTCCATCCCAACGCCGCGGGCTACCAGGCCTACTTCACTGCGCTGAGCAGTTCGGGCGTCTACTCCGCTCCCTGA
- a CDS encoding tyrosine-protein phosphatase: MSKKGTSVDWDGAVNAWRISGGIYRMGRREWLTAAGWKEAFDDGVRTVVDLRNAVEARRRSNDPEVPAAAWAGIDVVQAPTEEPEDPRFTAVTGPYLNDPAHYAENARLFPEKLVGVFRAIALAAPKGDVVLHCAAGRDRSGLIAAMVQDLAGDSDEAIAEGYRRAARGINERYRTHGPPHGRERYLTGPELEPLLERRGLAVVSFVRDLGTRGYLLAHGLREAELDSVSALACRKIPL, encoded by the coding sequence ATGAGCAAGAAGGGCACGTCCGTGGACTGGGATGGAGCTGTAAACGCATGGCGCATTTCGGGCGGCATTTACCGGATGGGACGCCGCGAGTGGCTCACCGCAGCGGGGTGGAAAGAGGCGTTCGACGACGGCGTCCGCACCGTCGTCGATCTCCGCAACGCAGTTGAGGCGCGGCGCCGGAGCAATGACCCCGAGGTGCCGGCCGCGGCCTGGGCGGGCATCGACGTGGTGCAGGCACCCACGGAGGAACCGGAGGATCCGCGGTTTACCGCCGTCACCGGTCCCTACCTGAACGACCCCGCGCACTACGCCGAGAATGCGCGCCTTTTCCCGGAAAAACTGGTGGGCGTCTTCCGGGCAATTGCCCTCGCCGCGCCCAAAGGGGATGTGGTGCTGCACTGCGCCGCCGGCCGTGACCGGAGCGGTTTGATCGCGGCCATGGTCCAGGACCTGGCTGGTGACTCGGACGAGGCTATTGCCGAGGGCTACCGGCGGGCGGCCCGCGGGATCAACGAGCGCTACCGCACCCATGGTCCGCCGCACGGCCGGGAGCGGTACCTGACCGGGCCGGAGCTTGAGCCCCTGCTGGAACGGCGCGGGCTCGCGGTGGTGTCATTTGTCCGTGACCTCGGAACCCGTGGCTATCTCCTGGCGCACGGGTTGCGGGAAGCGGAGCTGGATTCCGTTTCCGCCTTGGCATGCCGAAAGATACCCTTGTGA
- a CDS encoding S1 family peptidase, with translation MKRISATGAIAAVVLSSGLAAGPAVAVPAPATTGSPMAAPAPQGPGAPGTATGDEAVSGAPTAPVNAAGPSEAGLAEALRRDLGISVAEFNAAGELGRRAAGAAPTLRALPGFVGISLKGGTIRVEGDGPELQAAVDELNRSGPAAFVLVPPTVTLPATPAVPTASPAAQDTPPPANGLVAADLDQLYKAYVRDVGTQGLQAVAYTDGHFVIRTGSVNIAESGTPGNQPDPVPSAGQPSGTGKMTPAQFVARYANVKLEKGASLKTEGDLLGGQGYYVDSTAICSAGFSAFSPAGLPLVLTAGHCARDGLARQASVEPPGWAPASGPGALTPQPLPPLSPLGSFGFSQFGGPGNSAAADGSVAGTDIAVIQDIAPSVNPEPSTTTWGNSRTPDPVRIVGTTAPFQGQDVCRSGRTSGWKCGTVDAVGIWMMPGQKSVPPNYDNDLRPVRAFDSSTVTSAGGDSGGPWISGNFAVGTHTGAESQNGVQTRAIAATLEDALAVLPGYQLEVFLNKPAVTAPAPGKAYQPGQVISGQVPAAPASAVAAGSTVRVTFQGKDPFEVPVHNDGTWSFTAPQGTDPLRFTAETVNGYSRSGTNSFEFASAAAAPPAPPASPAPTEPPASPAPGNTAPATPAPATPAPITPAATDPAPADPSPAPPSASPVVVLPPATSPAPSAPAGLANTGGNGDRAGGGLAYTGSAGLIPAAAAAAGVLTVGILLTVLVRRRNRRPSR, from the coding sequence ATGAAGAGAATCTCCGCCACAGGAGCCATAGCCGCCGTAGTGCTGTCGTCCGGGTTGGCTGCCGGCCCCGCAGTGGCCGTTCCGGCGCCGGCCACCACTGGCAGCCCCATGGCGGCGCCTGCGCCCCAGGGCCCCGGCGCCCCCGGCACGGCTACGGGCGACGAGGCGGTTTCCGGCGCCCCGACTGCTCCTGTCAACGCGGCTGGGCCCTCCGAGGCAGGCCTTGCTGAAGCGCTTCGCCGGGATCTTGGCATCAGCGTGGCCGAATTCAATGCTGCCGGTGAACTCGGCCGGCGGGCCGCCGGCGCCGCGCCCACCCTTCGGGCCTTGCCTGGCTTCGTTGGCATCAGCCTGAAAGGCGGCACCATCAGGGTGGAAGGCGACGGTCCGGAGCTTCAGGCCGCGGTGGATGAACTGAACCGCTCCGGCCCGGCCGCCTTTGTACTGGTTCCCCCGACGGTCACCCTCCCGGCCACGCCGGCTGTCCCCACCGCCTCCCCGGCGGCCCAGGACACGCCTCCGCCGGCGAACGGGCTGGTCGCAGCCGACCTCGACCAGCTGTACAAGGCCTATGTCCGCGACGTTGGCACCCAGGGCCTCCAGGCGGTTGCCTACACCGACGGTCATTTCGTCATCCGGACCGGGTCCGTCAACATCGCAGAGTCCGGGACCCCGGGCAACCAGCCGGACCCGGTTCCTTCCGCCGGCCAGCCGTCCGGAACCGGCAAAATGACGCCGGCACAGTTCGTCGCGCGGTACGCCAACGTGAAACTGGAGAAGGGTGCTTCCCTCAAGACCGAGGGGGACCTCCTCGGCGGCCAGGGATACTACGTGGACAGCACCGCCATCTGTTCAGCCGGTTTCAGCGCGTTCAGTCCGGCCGGGCTGCCGCTCGTCCTGACCGCCGGACACTGTGCCAGGGATGGATTGGCGCGGCAGGCGTCAGTGGAACCTCCCGGGTGGGCGCCCGCGAGCGGGCCCGGCGCCCTGACGCCTCAGCCGTTGCCTCCGCTGTCACCCCTGGGCAGCTTCGGGTTCAGCCAGTTCGGCGGCCCCGGAAACTCGGCAGCGGCAGACGGATCCGTGGCAGGGACCGACATCGCCGTCATCCAGGACATCGCGCCTTCCGTGAACCCCGAGCCCTCCACCACTACCTGGGGCAACTCCAGGACGCCCGATCCTGTCAGGATCGTGGGAACCACAGCGCCCTTCCAGGGCCAGGACGTCTGCAGGTCCGGACGGACGTCCGGCTGGAAGTGCGGCACGGTCGATGCGGTGGGCATCTGGATGATGCCGGGCCAAAAGAGTGTTCCGCCCAACTACGACAACGACCTCCGGCCGGTCCGTGCCTTCGATTCATCGACGGTCACGTCGGCGGGCGGCGACTCCGGCGGCCCGTGGATCAGCGGCAACTTTGCCGTTGGTACCCACACCGGTGCCGAAAGCCAGAACGGCGTCCAGACGCGGGCCATTGCAGCCACCCTGGAGGATGCCCTTGCCGTGCTGCCCGGCTACCAGCTGGAAGTATTCCTCAACAAGCCTGCCGTCACGGCCCCCGCACCCGGGAAGGCCTACCAGCCGGGCCAGGTGATCAGCGGCCAGGTTCCCGCTGCTCCGGCATCTGCGGTCGCCGCCGGATCCACGGTCCGGGTCACGTTCCAAGGAAAGGATCCGTTTGAGGTGCCCGTGCATAATGACGGGACATGGAGTTTCACGGCTCCGCAGGGTACGGACCCGCTGCGCTTCACGGCAGAAACCGTGAACGGGTACAGCCGGTCGGGCACCAACAGCTTTGAGTTTGCGTCCGCTGCAGCGGCACCGCCCGCCCCGCCGGCAAGTCCGGCACCGACTGAGCCACCGGCAAGCCCCGCACCAGGCAACACTGCCCCGGCCACTCCTGCCCCGGCCACTCCCGCCCCGATCACCCCGGCCGCGACCGACCCGGCCCCAGCAGACCCGTCGCCTGCCCCGCCGTCGGCGAGCCCCGTCGTCGTACTTCCGCCGGCAACCAGCCCCGCTCCCAGCGCTCCTGCGGGCCTTGCCAACACGGGCGGAAACGGTGATCGCGCCGGCGGCGGCCTGGCCTACACGGGATCAGCCGGGCTCATCCCCGCAGCGGCTGCTGCCGCGGGCGTCCTCACCGTCGGGATCCTGCTGACGGTACTTGTGCGCCGGCGGAACCGGCGGCCTTCGCGGTAG
- a CDS encoding 3-hydroxyacyl-CoA dehydrogenase family protein: protein MSNSSVAPGLPSYVGVLGGGRMGAGIAHAFLIKGANVLVVERDDVSAEAAQERVESAALKSIERGAVDANFEELVTRLTVSTDYDAFRDRQLVVEAVPEDWDLKVTALRGIEERLAEDAFMASNTSSLSVNGLARELKRPENFLGLHFFNPVPASTLIEVVLGERTSPELADAAKTWVEALGKTAVVVNDAPGFASSRLGVAIALEAMRMVEEGVASAEDIDNAMVLGYKHPTGPLKTTDIVGLDVRLGIAEYLHSTLGERFAPPQILKDKVARGELGRKTGKGFFDWPS, encoded by the coding sequence ATGAGTAATTCATCAGTAGCCCCCGGCCTTCCCTCGTACGTGGGCGTGCTGGGCGGCGGCCGCATGGGCGCCGGCATCGCGCACGCCTTCCTCATCAAGGGCGCCAACGTGCTGGTGGTGGAACGCGACGACGTCTCCGCCGAAGCTGCCCAGGAACGGGTGGAGTCCGCAGCCTTGAAAAGCATTGAACGCGGGGCGGTGGATGCCAACTTCGAAGAACTGGTGACCCGGCTGACCGTCAGCACCGACTACGACGCGTTCAGGGACCGCCAGTTGGTGGTGGAAGCAGTGCCCGAAGACTGGGACCTGAAAGTCACCGCGTTGCGCGGCATCGAGGAACGGCTGGCAGAGGATGCCTTCATGGCGTCCAACACGTCATCGCTGTCCGTCAACGGCCTGGCCCGTGAACTGAAGCGGCCGGAGAACTTCCTGGGCCTGCACTTCTTCAACCCCGTGCCGGCATCCACCCTTATCGAGGTGGTGCTGGGGGAGCGCACGTCTCCCGAACTTGCTGATGCGGCGAAAACCTGGGTGGAGGCACTCGGCAAGACCGCCGTCGTGGTCAATGACGCCCCCGGCTTTGCCTCCTCACGCCTGGGCGTGGCCATCGCACTGGAGGCGATGCGGATGGTTGAGGAAGGAGTGGCCTCCGCTGAGGACATCGACAATGCCATGGTCCTGGGCTACAAACACCCCACCGGCCCGCTCAAAACCACGGATATTGTGGGCCTGGACGTACGCCTGGGAATCGCCGAATACCTCCACTCCACCCTTGGCGAGAGGTTTGCACCCCCGCAGATCCTCAAGGACAAAGTGGCCCGCGGTGAACTTGGCCGCAAAACCGGCAAGGGATTCTTCGACTGGCCCAGTTAG
- a CDS encoding DUF4397 domain-containing protein: MRKITYAAGALSLAASLAFAAPAQAGNWHHDDDPAQLSVLHGVPGLTVDVWVNGELTLDDFTPGTLAGPLELAAGDYQIAITASDATSADNPVIGPVDVQLDEGRNYTAVAHLDAGGAPTATLFTNDTKAPGNDTKGKLTVRHVAAAPAVDVLAGGTAVIEGLSNPDEATLKLKAGTVSASVAAAGTTDPVIGPADITVEAGKNTIVYAWGSLADGTLDVAVQVVDGKERCVGRH, from the coding sequence ATGCGCAAAATAACCTACGCCGCCGGAGCACTTTCCCTAGCTGCTTCACTGGCCTTCGCCGCTCCCGCCCAGGCCGGCAACTGGCACCACGATGACGACCCCGCCCAGCTGTCCGTCCTGCACGGGGTACCCGGCCTGACTGTGGATGTCTGGGTGAACGGCGAGCTCACCCTTGATGACTTCACGCCCGGCACCCTGGCCGGACCGCTGGAACTGGCCGCCGGCGATTACCAGATCGCCATCACCGCTTCGGACGCCACCAGCGCCGACAATCCGGTGATCGGCCCGGTGGATGTGCAGCTCGACGAGGGCCGCAATTACACGGCAGTGGCGCACCTTGACGCCGGCGGAGCCCCCACGGCGACCCTCTTCACCAACGACACCAAGGCCCCCGGCAATGACACGAAGGGCAAGCTGACGGTCCGGCACGTCGCCGCAGCGCCCGCGGTGGACGTACTGGCCGGCGGAACCGCCGTAATTGAAGGCCTCAGCAACCCGGATGAGGCAACCCTGAAGCTGAAGGCCGGCACGGTTTCAGCCTCGGTGGCAGCGGCAGGGACCACCGACCCCGTGATCGGCCCTGCTGACATCACCGTCGAAGCTGGGAAGAACACCATCGTCTACGCCTGGGGAAGCCTGGCGGACGGCACGCTGGACGTGGCTGTCCAGGTGGTTGACGGCAAAGAGAGGTGCGTCGGGCGCCACTGA